CCCCTCGTGGCTGCCGTTCGTGGGCGGCGACCCGTTTATCTTCTTCAGGCCGGTATTCAACATAGCCGACACCGCCATCACCACCGGGGTGCTGATAACCCTGGTCTTCTACCGCAAATTCTTCAAGTGATTATTCCTCGTTAAGGCTGTCAATAAAATCTGTATTTTCCTTTTCGTCTAAATAACCGGATTGCACACCTTCGCTAATAGAAAGGGCAATACCAAGATCTTCCAACTCTTCCAATGATAGTTTCCTGGCTTTAAAATCGAGTTTTTTTGCCAATTCCAATATAAGACGGATATTGGATTTTGTTCCCCCCTGCAATATTATTGCTTCCATCAGGATGTATTTTATATTATAACTCAAAGATATATGAAAAATTATTATCGGGAATAAACGTCCTGCTCATTCACAGCGGTCAGATCGTTATGCGGTGTATCCCGGCTGCAGCTACCTTCAACCATGCCCCAATTCGGTGTTTCCCGGTTGTGACTGTGGGCGATCAGATCGTTATGCGGTGCTTCCTGATCTCGGCGGCCAGCGCCCGGGCCCGGCCGCCGGTATGCTTGTCAAGCAGCGCCCAGAAGTCCCCCGAATGATTCTTGTGTACGGTATGAACCAGCTCGTGCAGTATGACATAGTCTATAAGGTGCTCCGGAAGGTTCATCAAAAAGATGCTAAGGTTAATGTTGTTCACTGCCGAACAGCTTCCCCAGCGGGTGCGGCTGCGCCGCACGGTGACCCTCCTGAAGGTGAAGCCGTGCTCTTTTGCAAGCATCGCGGTGCGACCGGGCAGGCAGGCGCGGGCGCGGAGACGCAGGTCCTCCTCAGCTCCGGGAGAAACGGACCGTTTGCGCGGATCGCCATTGGCTTTTTCGTAGATCCGGGCCCTTTGTATCTTTTCTTGTATCCACCCGATGTTCTCCTTCACGAAAGCCTCGGCATCGCGGTATGCCGAAAACCACGGCAGCGTGACCCTGGCCCCCCTCCATGGGCGCACCGTAAGGGTGAACTTCCGGGCACGCCGGCTCTTCACGTACAATACCTCGCCCACCCCGGGATAATTAATTCGTTTGTTTGCCATGGATATTGCAATAAAGACAAAAAAAGACGATTACCTGCCCTTTTAACAAAAAAATACTTAACAAAAAAACGCAATTTATGTTAATTGACTATCTTTGGTACTATTTTCAAAATAACGGTTTTTAAACCTGACCGGAAAGCAGGAATCTGCCCTGAATTCGTCTGCCCGTCCGGGCATAATTTTTTAAGTATTTCCATCAAATTAAAACTGTCATGTACCATATCCGATCTTTGCATGTAACTGTTCTGGTGATTGTTATCGCGTTTTCCGGCCAACCCCGGGCTGCAGCCCAGGATGTATGGTCACTCGAGAGGTGCATCAACTATGCCCTTGATAACAACATCATGATCAGGCAACAGGAACTGAATACCCAGGTTAGCGAAAATGCACTGCTCCAGGCAAGGATGAACAGGCTGCCAAGCCTTAATGCCAATACGCAGCAAAGCTTCAACTACGGGCGAACGCTTGATTTTGCCACCAATATCTACGAAGACCAGAACACCAGGTCGTTCAGCTACAATGCCAGCAGCCAGGTTACTCTGTTCAACGGTTTCCAGGTGACCAACACCATAAGGCAGAATGACCTGAACCTGATGGCAGCACTTGCAGACCTGGAGAGACTTCAGAATGACATCTCGCTGAACATCGCCTCGGCATACCTCCAGATCCTGTTCAACAAGGAACTGCTTTCAATAGCCAGGAGCCAGCTTGAGATAACACGCCAGCAGGTGGACCGGACTCGCAGACTGGTGGAAGCAGGGAGCCTGCCAAGAGGCAACCTGCTGGAAATCGAGGCGCAGGAGGCGTCTGACAACCTGAGAGTGGTGAATGCGAATAACCAGCTTGTCCTCTCCTACCTGACCCTGACGCAGCTGCTTGAGCTGCCGTCGCCTGATGATTTCGTGATAGAGGTACCGGACTTTGACGGGGTGCCTGTAATCACGCCCCAGTACGAGGTTGATCCGGTATTCGAGGCCGCACTGGAAACGCAGCCGCAGATCAGGAGCGCCGAGTACGAGCTTGCAAGCTCGGAGGCGGGACTTAGCATAGCAAAGGGCCGCAGGAGTCCCCGACTCTTCCTTTCGGGAAGCTACGGCAGCGGCTACCAGGAGATTGTGACAGGGCCCTGGGCCGACAGGGAGGCCGATTCGTTTGAAGACCAGATAAGAAACAACCAGAGGACAACTTTTTCGCTGGGACTGTCCATACCGATATTCAACGCATGGCAGGTTAACACCGCCATCAGCAACGCGCAGATAGGGGTCATTAACGCGGGATACAGTATGCAGCGGACTAAAAATGAGCTTTTCCAGCGCATACAGCAGGCTTATGCCGATGTGGTGGCCGCGCACGAAAATTTTCTGGCCACGGAGAAGGCACTGACATCGATCGAAGAGTCTTTCCGGCATATGGAACAGAGGTTCGAGGTGGGGATGGTGACCACGGTGGAGTTTAACCAGGCTCTCAACCAGCTTGGCAATACGAGGTCAGATCTTCTCAGGGCTAAGTACGAATATATATTCAAGACCAACATACTTGAATTCTACATGGGCAACCCCATCACGCTCTGATATTATATTGACCTGAAATAACGTTATTAAATAATATTTGCAAACAACAGGATTTATGAACAAGAAGACAATGAGATACCTGGTTATCGCTGCGGTGGCGATGATAATTCTTGCCATAGTGGGCAAGAGCGCCGGCTGGTTCGGCCAGGAAATTG
The window above is part of the Marinilabiliales bacterium genome. Proteins encoded here:
- a CDS encoding DUF45 domain-containing protein translates to MANKRINYPGVGEVLYVKSRRARKFTLTVRPWRGARVTLPWFSAYRDAEAFVKENIGWIQEKIQRARIYEKANGDPRKRSVSPGAEEDLRLRARACLPGRTAMLAKEHGFTFRRVTVRRSRTRWGSCSAVNNINLSIFLMNLPEHLIDYVILHELVHTVHKNHSGDFWALLDKHTGGRARALAAEIRKHRITI
- a CDS encoding TolC family protein, whose amino-acid sequence is MYHIRSLHVTVLVIVIAFSGQPRAAAQDVWSLERCINYALDNNIMIRQQELNTQVSENALLQARMNRLPSLNANTQQSFNYGRTLDFATNIYEDQNTRSFSYNASSQVTLFNGFQVTNTIRQNDLNLMAALADLERLQNDISLNIASAYLQILFNKELLSIARSQLEITRQQVDRTRRLVEAGSLPRGNLLEIEAQEASDNLRVVNANNQLVLSYLTLTQLLELPSPDDFVIEVPDFDGVPVITPQYEVDPVFEAALETQPQIRSAEYELASSEAGLSIAKGRRSPRLFLSGSYGSGYQEIVTGPWADREADSFEDQIRNNQRTTFSLGLSIPIFNAWQVNTAISNAQIGVINAGYSMQRTKNELFQRIQQAYADVVAAHENFLATEKALTSIEESFRHMEQRFEVGMVTTVEFNQALNQLGNTRSDLLRAKYEYIFKTNILEFYMGNPITL